In one Mycobacterium heckeshornense genomic region, the following are encoded:
- a CDS encoding cytochrome P450, with protein sequence MTVEDRAVADADHQRRQPRYHFDRHTPEYRDQFEAITEEMLAKCPIAWTDTYGGHWVAAGNREVFELARCPFVSNDHDLTGERPAYQGISIPPARRASGIRGGMLEMDDPEHRIYRNVLNPYLSPAAVKRWVPFIDDVVRACLDDKIEEGRIDFVDDLANVVPAVLTLAMLGIPLHKWKMYSEPVHAAVYTPEHSPEAERVAEQHRQMGVDLFSNLVEIRENPRPGMINALIQLRIDGEPAPDLELFGMLGLIIGGGFDTTTALTAHSLEWLSQHPDQRQLLSRERDTLLDPATEEFLRYFTPAPGDGRTFSQDCEFFGTRFKEGERLWISWAMANRDPSVFADPNQVILDRKGNRHFSFGLGVHRCAGSNVARVVFKSMLTAVLDRMPDYRCDPAGTVHYDTIGVIQGMRHLPATFTRGPRIGAGLDETLEKLQRICDEQGLARPITEYKEPAVID encoded by the coding sequence GTGACTGTAGAAGACAGGGCCGTCGCAGATGCTGACCACCAGCGCAGGCAACCCCGCTACCACTTCGACCGTCATACGCCCGAGTACCGCGACCAGTTCGAGGCGATCACCGAGGAAATGCTCGCCAAGTGTCCGATCGCTTGGACCGACACATACGGCGGCCACTGGGTGGCGGCCGGTAACCGGGAGGTGTTCGAGCTCGCCCGCTGCCCATTCGTCTCAAACGATCACGACCTTACCGGTGAACGACCGGCCTACCAGGGCATCAGCATTCCCCCCGCGCGACGCGCCAGCGGCATCAGGGGCGGGATGCTGGAAATGGATGACCCTGAGCACCGTATTTACCGAAACGTGCTGAATCCGTACCTGTCTCCTGCCGCCGTAAAGCGATGGGTGCCTTTCATCGATGACGTGGTGCGAGCGTGTCTGGACGACAAGATCGAAGAAGGCCGCATCGACTTCGTCGACGACCTCGCCAACGTGGTGCCGGCCGTGCTCACCCTCGCGATGCTGGGCATTCCGCTCCATAAATGGAAGATGTACAGCGAGCCAGTGCACGCCGCCGTATACACCCCGGAACACTCACCCGAAGCCGAGCGGGTGGCTGAGCAGCATCGGCAGATGGGCGTCGACCTGTTCAGCAATCTCGTTGAGATCCGTGAGAACCCGCGCCCCGGCATGATCAACGCTCTCATCCAGCTGCGAATCGACGGCGAACCCGCACCCGATCTGGAGCTGTTCGGAATGCTCGGCCTGATCATCGGCGGCGGGTTCGACACCACGACGGCTCTGACCGCACACTCGCTGGAATGGCTTTCACAACACCCCGATCAACGCCAGCTGCTCAGCCGTGAGCGCGACACCTTGCTGGACCCGGCGACCGAGGAGTTCCTGCGCTACTTCACCCCCGCTCCCGGTGATGGCCGGACGTTCTCCCAGGATTGTGAATTCTTCGGCACCCGGTTCAAAGAGGGCGAACGCCTGTGGATCTCGTGGGCGATGGCCAACCGCGACCCCTCGGTGTTCGCCGACCCGAATCAGGTCATCCTGGACCGCAAGGGTAATCGGCACTTCAGCTTCGGACTAGGCGTCCACCGCTGCGCCGGATCCAACGTCGCACGTGTGGTGTTCAAGTCGATGCTCACCGCGGTGCTCGATCGCATGCCTGACTACCGGTGCGATCCGGCGGGCACGGTGCACTACGACACTATCGGCGTCATCCAGGGCATGCGGCACCTGCCGGCCACCTTCACGCGGGGTCCCCGGATCGGTGCCGGCCTGGACGAGACGCTGGAAAAACTGCAGCGGATCTGCGACGAGCAGGGGCTGGCCAGGCCGATTACCGAATACAAGGAACCCGCTGTCATCGACTGA
- a CDS encoding acyl-CoA dehydrogenase family protein — protein sequence MQLTFDADVEAFRAEFVAFLDEHLPDAAETLERPRSVSHMPAWARRWQRLLFDNGWLLPGQPPEFGGRNATVLQQFVHLEELCRRRIYHSFNPQGVNIVAASLLSFGTEEQKRRWAVPILRAEITASLGMSEPSAGSDLASLRTRAVRDGDHFVVNGQKVWTSGAHDADVLLTFVRTDPNVPKHKGISALLIPTETPGVVRRPFPSICSRDDLDFNEVFFTDVRVPAENLVGEENQGWRVANGSLGHERTMMWLGFADRLHNLISDFHPATALDRDHYATLVMDHHALRLLGSVALARAARGDEDVPALSVLKLLGSEAERSACEHALAAAGSDGLIHPALTGPYAPMNLDHYFASWFERYARSFSGTIAGGTSEIHRNIIAQRVLGLPHR from the coding sequence GTGCAGCTGACTTTTGACGCCGACGTCGAGGCCTTTCGCGCCGAGTTTGTAGCATTCCTCGACGAGCATTTGCCCGACGCGGCTGAGACCCTGGAACGGCCGCGCTCGGTGTCGCACATGCCGGCGTGGGCGCGGCGTTGGCAGCGGTTGCTGTTCGACAACGGCTGGCTGCTGCCCGGGCAACCACCGGAGTTCGGGGGGCGCAACGCCACCGTGTTGCAGCAGTTTGTGCACCTCGAGGAGTTGTGCCGACGCCGGATCTATCACAGCTTCAACCCGCAAGGCGTGAATATCGTTGCGGCGTCGCTGTTGTCGTTCGGAACCGAGGAACAGAAGCGCCGCTGGGCGGTCCCGATTCTGCGGGCCGAGATCACCGCGTCGCTGGGGATGAGCGAGCCGAGTGCCGGCTCGGATTTGGCTTCGCTGCGCACCCGGGCGGTGCGCGACGGGGATCATTTCGTGGTCAATGGGCAGAAAGTGTGGACGTCCGGAGCCCATGACGCCGACGTATTGCTGACTTTTGTGCGGACCGATCCGAATGTACCTAAGCACAAAGGGATTAGCGCGTTACTGATTCCGACCGAAACACCGGGCGTGGTGCGTCGGCCCTTCCCGTCGATCTGTAGTCGCGACGACCTGGACTTCAACGAGGTGTTCTTCACCGATGTCCGGGTCCCGGCAGAGAACCTTGTCGGGGAGGAAAACCAGGGCTGGCGGGTCGCCAATGGATCCTTGGGCCATGAACGCACGATGATGTGGCTGGGTTTCGCCGACCGGTTGCACAACCTCATCAGCGATTTCCACCCCGCCACGGCCCTCGACCGCGACCACTACGCCACGTTGGTCATGGACCACCATGCGTTACGGCTGCTCGGTTCGGTGGCGCTGGCTCGTGCAGCCCGCGGCGACGAGGACGTTCCCGCGCTGTCGGTGCTCAAGCTGCTTGGCTCCGAAGCTGAACGAAGCGCCTGCGAACACGCCCTGGCAGCCGCCGGCTCCGACGGGCTCATCCACCCGGCGCTGACGGGCCCCTACGCCCCGATGAACCTGGATCACTATTTCGCCAGCTGGTTCGAGCGCTACGCGCGCAGTTTCTCAGGCACCATCGCCGGCGGCACGTCGGAGATTCACCGCAACATCATCGCCCAGCGAGTGCTCGGTTTGCCGCACCGATGA
- a CDS encoding aldehyde dehydrogenase family protein yields MPSQDSSVTVAADGGSAGVLPESHTAGERPTGRRLLIDGRLVTAGRTFPSVNPATGEVLGYAPDAGVDDAHAAIAAARRAFDTTGWPTDFEFRIHCLDQLHRALVDHAEELRELTIAEVGATRALTHGPQLDEPIGIVRYYADLLRTYPMSEDLGEIESRGLRHHRWVEKEAAGVVGAIIAYNYPNQLALAKLSPALAAGCTVVLKGAPDTPLVTLALGELIANHTDIPAGVVNVLSSSDQAVGAALTTSPDVDVITFTGSTATGRRIMAAASETVKRVFLELGGKSAVIMLDDADFATASMFAAFSMCSHAGQGCALTSRLLVPRTHHDQIVELIAQNFAKVRHGDPADPNTYMGPLISERQRDKVDGMVRRAIADGASLVTGGKRIDPGFFYAPTLLTNVDPDSEVAQEEIFGPVLVVIPFDDDDDAVRIANNSIYGLSGSVFGSQDRALAVARRIRTGTLSINGGNYFAPDAPFGGYKQSGVGREMGVAGLEEFLERKTLAMPASGVVG; encoded by the coding sequence ATGCCATCGCAGGACTCGTCAGTGACCGTCGCGGCAGATGGCGGGTCCGCGGGCGTCTTGCCGGAGTCTCACACCGCGGGTGAGCGGCCGACCGGCCGGCGGCTGCTGATCGACGGTCGGCTTGTCACGGCCGGCCGGACGTTCCCGTCGGTCAATCCGGCGACGGGTGAAGTCCTCGGCTACGCCCCCGACGCCGGGGTCGATGACGCGCACGCCGCGATTGCGGCCGCGCGACGCGCATTCGACACCACCGGCTGGCCCACCGACTTCGAATTCCGGATCCATTGTCTCGACCAGCTCCACCGCGCACTGGTCGATCATGCCGAGGAATTGCGCGAGCTGACCATCGCCGAAGTCGGCGCGACTCGCGCATTGACCCACGGGCCTCAGCTCGACGAACCGATCGGGATCGTCCGCTACTACGCCGACCTTTTGCGCACCTACCCCATGAGCGAGGACCTCGGGGAAATCGAGTCGCGCGGCCTGCGCCATCACCGTTGGGTCGAAAAGGAAGCCGCCGGGGTGGTCGGGGCCATCATCGCCTACAACTATCCCAATCAACTTGCGCTGGCCAAGCTGTCTCCGGCGTTGGCCGCCGGATGCACGGTCGTCCTCAAGGGCGCACCGGACACGCCGCTGGTCACGTTGGCGCTCGGCGAGCTGATCGCCAACCACACCGATATCCCGGCTGGCGTGGTCAACGTGCTCAGTTCGTCGGATCAGGCGGTCGGCGCCGCGCTGACCACCAGCCCCGACGTCGACGTCATCACCTTCACCGGGTCGACCGCCACCGGCCGCAGGATCATGGCTGCGGCCAGCGAAACCGTTAAACGGGTCTTCCTGGAGCTCGGCGGCAAGTCGGCGGTGATCATGCTCGACGACGCCGATTTCGCGACCGCGAGCATGTTCGCGGCCTTCAGCATGTGCAGCCATGCCGGCCAGGGATGCGCGCTGACATCGCGGCTGCTGGTGCCCAGGACGCACCACGACCAGATCGTCGAGTTGATTGCGCAGAACTTCGCCAAGGTGCGACACGGCGACCCGGCTGATCCGAATACCTACATGGGTCCGTTGATCAGCGAGCGTCAACGCGACAAGGTCGACGGCATGGTCCGGCGGGCAATCGCCGACGGGGCCAGTCTGGTGACCGGTGGCAAGAGGATCGACCCGGGGTTCTTCTATGCGCCCACCCTGCTGACCAACGTCGATCCGGACAGCGAGGTCGCCCAAGAGGAGATTTTCGGGCCGGTTCTCGTGGTCATCCCCTTCGACGATGACGACGACGCCGTGCGGATCGCCAACAACTCGATCTATGGCCTGTCGGGCTCGGTGTTCGGCAGCCAGGACCGGGCGCTGGCGGTCGCGCGCCGGATCCGGACCGGCACGCTTTCCATCAATGGGGGTAACTACTTCGCGCCGGACGCGCCCTTCGGGGGTTACAAACAGTCCGGTGTGGGTCGAGAAATGGGGGTGGCCGGACTCGAGGAGTTCCTGGAGCGCAAGACACTCGCTATGCCGGCTAGCGGGGTGGTCGGATGA
- a CDS encoding mycofactocin-coupled SDR family oxidoreductase, with protein MGRVQGKVAFVTGAARGQGRSHAVRLAEEGADIIAVDICHDIESIGYPLAAPEDLDETARLVEKTGQGVFTAQADVREAAQLGAALDNGLAEFGRLDIVVAQAGVAGMQGQPQLQAWCDVWNTNLIGTINAIQVSLPHLSVGASIIATASTAALMDVAKKDNPGADPGGMAYLYSKRLIAEYVHVLAAELAPRGIRANVIHPTNTNTPMLQSEPMYRAFRPDLQQPTRADAEPVFGVQQAMKIPYVEPEDISNAVLWLASDESRYVTGMQLRVDAGGYLKWYDYHI; from the coding sequence GTGGGACGGGTTCAGGGAAAAGTCGCATTCGTGACCGGTGCCGCGCGCGGCCAAGGCCGCAGCCACGCGGTTCGGCTGGCGGAAGAGGGCGCCGACATCATCGCCGTGGACATCTGCCATGACATCGAGTCCATTGGCTACCCGTTGGCAGCACCGGAAGACCTCGACGAGACCGCCCGACTCGTCGAAAAGACCGGCCAAGGCGTGTTCACCGCCCAGGCCGATGTGCGCGAGGCCGCACAACTGGGCGCCGCCCTGGACAACGGCCTGGCTGAATTCGGCAGGCTCGACATCGTGGTGGCCCAGGCCGGTGTGGCCGGCATGCAGGGCCAGCCGCAGCTGCAGGCCTGGTGCGACGTGTGGAACACCAACCTGATCGGCACTATTAACGCCATCCAGGTGTCGCTGCCGCATCTGAGCGTGGGTGCCTCGATCATCGCCACTGCTTCCACCGCTGCGCTTATGGACGTCGCCAAGAAAGACAATCCCGGCGCCGATCCGGGTGGCATGGCGTACCTGTATTCCAAGCGGCTGATCGCGGAGTACGTCCACGTGCTGGCCGCCGAACTCGCACCACGAGGCATCCGCGCCAATGTCATTCACCCGACGAATACCAATACCCCGATGCTGCAGAGCGAGCCGATGTACCGCGCCTTCCGGCCCGACCTGCAGCAGCCGACCCGCGCGGACGCCGAGCCGGTGTTCGGTGTTCAGCAGGCGATGAAGATTCCGTACGTCGAACCCGAGGACATCAGCAATGCGGTTTTGTGGCTGGCCTCCGACGAATCCCGGTACGTGACCGGGATGCAGTTGCGTGTCGACGCCGGCGGCTATCTCAAGTGGTACGACTACCACATCTAA
- a CDS encoding SDR family NAD(P)-dependent oxidoreductase, which produces MRTAVVTGGGSGIGLAVAERLRKDGHRVATIDLKPAGTDFAFAADVTDRSQVDAALSAIRDQLGPVTILVNAAGLDGFRRFAHITFEEWQRIIDVNLNGVFHTIQAVLPDMLGAGWGRIVNISSSSTHSGVPYMSHYVAAKSAVNGLTKALALEYGPSGITVNAVPPGFIDTPMLRKAAEQGHLGDIEKNIAATPVRRIGKPEDIAAACAFLVSEEAGYITGQILGVNGGRNT; this is translated from the coding sequence GTGAGGACCGCCGTCGTCACGGGTGGCGGATCGGGCATCGGCTTGGCCGTCGCCGAGCGGCTGCGGAAAGACGGGCACCGGGTGGCCACCATCGACCTCAAACCGGCAGGGACTGACTTTGCCTTTGCCGCCGACGTCACCGACCGTTCCCAGGTCGATGCCGCGCTGTCGGCGATCCGCGACCAGTTGGGGCCGGTCACGATTCTCGTCAACGCCGCGGGCCTCGACGGGTTCAGGCGGTTCGCCCACATCACGTTCGAGGAGTGGCAGCGCATCATCGATGTCAACCTCAACGGCGTCTTTCACACTATTCAGGCGGTCTTGCCCGACATGCTGGGGGCCGGCTGGGGACGAATCGTCAACATCTCGTCGTCCAGCACCCATTCCGGGGTTCCCTATATGTCGCACTATGTGGCGGCCAAATCGGCGGTCAACGGACTCACCAAGGCGTTGGCGCTGGAATACGGGCCCAGCGGCATAACGGTCAACGCGGTGCCGCCCGGTTTCATCGACACCCCGATGCTGCGCAAAGCCGCGGAACAAGGCCATCTCGGCGACATCGAGAAAAACATTGCCGCGACCCCGGTTCGCCGGATCGGCAAGCCGGAAGACATCGCGGCGGCGTGCGCCTTTCTGGTGTCGGAGGAAGCAGGCTATATCACCGGACAAATTCTGGGCGTCAACGGCGGCCGAAACACGTAG
- a CDS encoding ferredoxin, with the protein MKVWVDPERCQGHTLCSMIAPEAFELDDIDGHSSAVFDEVPRDLEDKVREAAQSCPECAIFIDADSCDRKAEFEKPRETTS; encoded by the coding sequence ATGAAGGTTTGGGTCGATCCCGAGCGGTGCCAGGGACATACGTTGTGTTCGATGATCGCTCCGGAGGCATTCGAGCTCGACGACATCGACGGCCATTCGTCGGCGGTCTTCGACGAAGTCCCGCGCGACCTGGAAGACAAAGTTCGGGAAGCCGCCCAATCTTGCCCAGAGTGCGCGATCTTCATCGATGCGGATTCTTGCGACCGCAAAGCGGAATTCGAAAAGCCAAGGGAGACGACGTCGTGA
- a CDS encoding MlaE family ABC transporter permease — protein sequence MATKGAERWTPGISLSGGFSGAMQAVGGLFAMSGDAIRFVFRRPFQWREFLDQSWFVARVSLAPTLLVAIPFTVLVSFILNILLRELGAADLSGAGAAFGAVTQVGPLVTVLIVAGAGSTAMCADLGSRTIREEIDAMEVLGINPVQRLVTPRMLAAGLVALLLNSLVVIIGIVGGYVFSVFVQDVNPGAFAAGITLLTGVPEVIISCVKAALFGVIAGLVACYRGLTVSGGGAKAVGNAVNETVVYAFMSLFVVNVVVTAIGIRFSTHK from the coding sequence GTGGCGACTAAAGGGGCGGAACGTTGGACCCCCGGCATCAGTTTGAGCGGGGGTTTCAGCGGGGCAATGCAGGCGGTGGGAGGCCTGTTCGCGATGTCGGGAGACGCGATTCGCTTCGTCTTCCGCAGGCCCTTTCAATGGCGGGAGTTCTTGGACCAGTCCTGGTTTGTCGCGCGGGTGTCGCTGGCTCCAACCCTGCTGGTGGCCATCCCATTCACGGTTCTGGTCAGCTTCATACTCAACATCTTGCTGCGCGAATTGGGTGCGGCGGATCTCTCCGGCGCGGGTGCCGCATTCGGTGCGGTCACTCAGGTCGGTCCTTTGGTGACAGTGCTGATCGTCGCGGGCGCCGGGTCGACAGCGATGTGCGCGGATCTGGGTTCGCGCACCATTCGCGAGGAAATTGACGCGATGGAGGTGTTGGGCATCAATCCGGTTCAACGGCTGGTGACTCCCCGGATGCTCGCTGCCGGTCTCGTTGCACTGCTGCTCAACAGCCTGGTGGTGATCATCGGGATCGTGGGTGGCTACGTGTTCTCGGTGTTTGTGCAGGACGTCAACCCGGGGGCGTTCGCTGCGGGTATCACGCTGCTCACCGGCGTGCCCGAAGTCATCATTTCGTGTGTCAAGGCAGCGCTTTTCGGCGTGATCGCGGGCCTGGTGGCTTGTTACCGGGGATTGACGGTCTCCGGCGGGGGCGCCAAGGCCGTGGGCAATGCCGTCAACGAAACCGTGGTCTATGCGTTCATGTCGCTGTTCGTCGTCAACGTGGTCGTCACTGCCATCGGCATACGCTTCTCGACGCACAAGTGA
- a CDS encoding acyl-CoA dehydrogenase family protein, which yields MLLEFDADQRLWQDTVRDVVTKQCPPSLVRSVAEDDVDPTPLWKSYVDLGWTELNEPTSAVELAIVLEELGRATDPTPFLATMTQFAPLAGGRYDPHESGTAVYDGVSARRDGEGWVLEGTARYVLDGDRVDRLAVVTDAGVFIVNAGEVSARRSSVFDPVLHVAEVSFARVQVSDSTRVSVDVERARHVALTGMAMTMVGACQRILDLVLDHVRSRHQFGVPIGSFQAVQHKAADMHVAIERARALGYFAALTISADDPRRRLAAAMAKASAGECQALVFRHGLQLFGAMGFTWENDLQFALKRAKAGELMLGGAAEHRAMIAEEYRAADF from the coding sequence ATGCTTTTAGAATTCGATGCCGACCAGCGACTGTGGCAGGACACGGTGCGCGATGTCGTGACCAAACAATGCCCACCGTCGCTGGTGCGCAGCGTCGCCGAGGACGACGTCGACCCGACGCCGCTGTGGAAATCCTATGTGGACCTCGGCTGGACCGAGCTGAACGAGCCGACCAGTGCGGTGGAGTTGGCTATCGTGCTCGAAGAGTTGGGTCGCGCCACCGATCCCACGCCGTTTTTGGCCACGATGACCCAGTTCGCTCCGTTGGCCGGCGGGCGCTACGACCCGCACGAGTCGGGCACCGCGGTGTATGACGGGGTGTCCGCGCGTCGGGACGGCGAGGGATGGGTGCTGGAGGGCACGGCCCGCTACGTCCTCGATGGTGACCGGGTTGACCGGTTGGCGGTGGTGACCGACGCCGGGGTCTTCATCGTCAATGCCGGTGAGGTCTCTGCCCGCCGCAGCTCGGTGTTCGACCCTGTATTGCATGTCGCCGAGGTGTCGTTCGCCCGAGTGCAGGTGTCCGACAGCACTCGGGTCAGTGTCGACGTCGAGCGCGCCCGCCACGTCGCGCTGACCGGGATGGCAATGACGATGGTCGGCGCCTGCCAGCGCATCCTCGACCTCGTCCTCGACCATGTCCGCAGCCGCCACCAGTTCGGGGTGCCGATCGGGTCCTTCCAAGCCGTGCAGCACAAGGCCGCCGACATGCATGTCGCGATCGAGCGAGCACGGGCGTTGGGATACTTTGCGGCACTGACTATTTCGGCTGACGACCCGCGACGGCGGTTAGCGGCCGCGATGGCGAAGGCCTCGGCCGGGGAGTGCCAGGCGCTGGTGTTTCGCCACGGGCTGCAGCTTTTCGGCGCGATGGGATTCACATGGGAGAACGACCTTCAGTTCGCACTCAAGCGAGCCAAAGCCGGCGAACTCATGCTGGGGGGTGCTGCCGAGCATCGGGCGATGATCGCGGAGGAATACCGTGCAGCTGACTTTTGA
- a CDS encoding CaiB/BaiF CoA transferase family protein, with the protein MTAPLDGIRVLEVAMYGFVPSAGAVLAEWGADVIKVEHAITGDPQRGLRQTGMLRVEGDPNPNIEHANRRKRSIGLDMSVPEGQEVLYALARTSDVFLTSFLPGHRKKFGIDVDDIRAVNPKIIYARGSAFGPRGAESDKGGYDMTAFWCRAGTAATITPVGMEGMIGPPGPAYGDTISGTNLAGGIAAALLKRERTGEASVVDVSLLGSGLWSLGHTVALTVHLGQRLEAPPPGVHGAPNNPLVGLYTTADNRYISFVMMQPTKFWADVCRHIDRPELADDPRFATDEQIAANTAEAVKILSEAIATRSLAEWSERFVTLSGPWAPVQDTLQAANDAQIRANEYIVRAGQLELVANPVQFDVTAPESGPAPGFAAQTDEILLELGFDWDRVIELKTAGAVT; encoded by the coding sequence ATGACCGCGCCACTTGACGGCATTCGCGTTCTCGAAGTCGCCATGTACGGGTTCGTCCCGTCCGCGGGTGCGGTGCTGGCCGAATGGGGCGCCGATGTGATCAAGGTCGAGCACGCGATAACCGGGGATCCCCAACGTGGGCTGCGCCAGACGGGCATGTTGCGGGTTGAGGGCGACCCCAACCCGAACATCGAACATGCCAACCGCCGCAAGCGCAGCATCGGCCTGGACATGTCGGTGCCCGAGGGCCAGGAGGTGCTCTATGCACTGGCTCGGACGTCAGATGTGTTCTTGACCAGTTTCCTGCCGGGTCACCGCAAGAAGTTCGGAATCGACGTCGACGACATCCGCGCGGTCAACCCCAAGATCATCTACGCGCGCGGAAGCGCGTTCGGGCCGCGTGGTGCGGAGTCCGACAAGGGCGGCTACGACATGACCGCGTTCTGGTGCCGGGCCGGGACCGCCGCCACCATCACCCCGGTCGGCATGGAGGGCATGATCGGCCCGCCCGGTCCGGCCTACGGCGACACCATCTCCGGCACCAACCTCGCCGGCGGCATCGCCGCAGCGCTGCTGAAGCGGGAACGCACCGGCGAAGCGTCCGTTGTGGACGTCTCACTGCTCGGCAGCGGCTTGTGGTCGCTGGGACACACCGTGGCCTTGACCGTGCATCTGGGACAACGGCTGGAAGCCCCGCCCCCCGGCGTGCACGGGGCACCCAACAATCCCTTGGTCGGCCTGTACACGACGGCGGACAACCGCTACATCTCGTTCGTGATGATGCAGCCGACCAAATTCTGGGCAGACGTATGCCGCCACATCGACCGCCCGGAACTTGCCGACGATCCCCGCTTCGCCACCGACGAGCAGATCGCCGCCAACACCGCGGAGGCTGTGAAAATCCTGTCCGAAGCGATCGCGACTCGCAGTCTGGCCGAGTGGAGCGAACGCTTCGTGACACTGTCGGGCCCTTGGGCGCCGGTGCAGGACACGTTGCAGGCCGCCAACGATGCTCAGATACGAGCCAACGAATACATAGTGCGGGCCGGTCAACTCGAATTGGTGGCGAATCCAGTCCAGTTCGATGTCACCGCTCCCGAATCAGGTCCGGCCCCTGGTTTCGCCGCGCAGACCGACGAGATCTTACTCGAACTCGGATTCGACTGGGATCGCGTTATTGAGCTCAAGACCGCCGGGGCCGTCACCTAG
- a CDS encoding MlaE family ABC transporter permease: protein MTVRTLRATYPRTFRVLDQWRRPVAVLSGIGDHALFYGRALAGIPHAAVHYRREIIRLIAEISMGAGTLALIGGTVVIVGFLTLAAGGTLAVQGYASLGNIGIEALTGFLAAFINVRISAPVVAGIGLAATFGAGVTAQLGAMRISEEIDALESMAIRPVEYLVSTRLVAGMMAITPLYSIAVILSFLASRFVTVVLFGQSSGLYDHYFNTFLNPIDLLWSFLQAILMAITVLLVHTYFGYFASGGPEGVGVSTGNAVRTSLIIVVSVTLLVSLSIYGANGNFNLAG from the coding sequence GTGACGGTAAGGACGCTTAGAGCCACATATCCCCGGACCTTCCGGGTCCTTGATCAGTGGCGCAGACCGGTAGCCGTTTTAAGTGGAATCGGTGACCATGCCTTGTTTTACGGCAGGGCACTCGCCGGAATTCCGCATGCCGCTGTCCACTATCGCCGTGAGATCATTCGCCTGATCGCTGAAATCAGCATGGGGGCAGGCACTCTGGCCCTGATCGGCGGCACCGTGGTTATCGTCGGGTTCCTGACCCTTGCCGCGGGCGGCACACTGGCCGTCCAGGGCTATGCCTCGTTGGGCAATATCGGTATCGAGGCGTTAACCGGATTTCTGGCGGCATTCATCAATGTCCGCATTTCGGCGCCAGTAGTCGCGGGAATCGGCCTGGCCGCGACCTTCGGCGCCGGCGTGACCGCTCAATTGGGCGCCATGCGGATCAGCGAAGAAATCGACGCGTTGGAGTCGATGGCGATCCGGCCGGTCGAGTACCTGGTCAGCACTCGACTCGTCGCCGGAATGATGGCTATCACACCGCTTTACAGCATTGCGGTGATTCTTTCCTTTCTTGCGAGCCGTTTCGTCACCGTCGTGCTGTTCGGCCAATCAAGTGGCCTCTACGACCACTACTTCAACACGTTTTTGAACCCGATCGACCTGCTGTGGTCGTTCTTGCAGGCCATCCTGATGGCAATTACCGTCCTGTTGGTCCATACGTACTTCGGTTACTTCGCGTCAGGCGGGCCCGAAGGCGTGGGCGTCTCGACAGGCAACGCGGTGCGCACGTCGCTGATCATCGTGGTATCGGTAACGCTGCTGGTTTCACTATCCATCTACGGCGCCAACGGCAACTTCAACCTGGCAGGGTAG